A genomic region of Armatimonadota bacterium contains the following coding sequences:
- a CDS encoding ABC transporter ATP-binding protein: MAAKRTMTDHMGPRHGGLMSSVSVKNRRVILRRLWKYLQTYRLGLIWITFLVAATTGLSLCGPFLIGRAIDKYISHGDLPGLAHVIGLLIVVYLLSAGGTWLQSIGMIRIAQKCVKDIRGDLFGHLQALSLRFFDRNAHGELMSRLTNDTDTISSTLADGVAQLIGSVLSIVGAGIIMFKLNWLLAIACLVTVPFITISTRLMAERTRQGFRARQDSLGQLNGVIEESITGQRVIKTCCHERQAAEDFGRANVDLKRTAVKALIYIGLMGPMMNMYRNIGFAIVTGTGAWMVAKGMTTIGIVAAFINYADYFNRPLIQIANIYGTIQQALAGAERVFAVMDETSSDIDDTDALDTGDVRGEIDFKNVSFGYNEESLVLKDITFHVDAGQTVALVGSTGAGKTTIINLLTRFYDIDKGSISLDGRDIRDLKKSALRTSLGIVLQDTFLFTDTVSENIRYGRPDATDAQVEAAAKFANADPFIHHLPHGYDTLLTDAGGSLSQGQRQLLAIARALLADPAVLILDEATSSVDTRTEIHIQQALHRLMEGRTSFVIAHRLNTIQRADKIIVIENGEVAEQGTHEQLLNKLGPYYRLYTSHIGLVK; encoded by the coding sequence GTGGCAGCTAAACGCACAATGACCGACCATATGGGGCCCAGACACGGGGGACTTATGAGCAGCGTGTCGGTGAAAAACCGCCGCGTTATCCTCAGACGACTCTGGAAATACCTGCAGACTTACAGGCTCGGGCTTATCTGGATCACATTTCTGGTTGCCGCCACGACCGGTTTGTCGCTGTGCGGGCCATTTTTAATAGGCAGGGCGATAGACAAATATATCTCTCACGGCGATCTGCCGGGCCTTGCTCATGTGATCGGCCTGCTGATTGTTGTGTATCTTCTGAGCGCGGGCGGGACGTGGCTGCAGTCCATAGGTATGATCCGCATCGCTCAAAAGTGTGTGAAAGATATCAGGGGCGACCTCTTTGGCCACCTGCAGGCACTCTCACTTCGATTTTTCGACCGCAATGCGCATGGCGAACTGATGAGTAGACTCACCAACGATACCGATACCATAAGCTCGACTCTTGCAGACGGTGTGGCCCAGCTTATCGGGAGCGTGTTGTCTATTGTGGGCGCAGGGATCATCATGTTCAAGTTGAACTGGCTTTTGGCGATTGCGTGCCTTGTAACGGTGCCGTTCATCACGATCTCGACCAGGCTCATGGCCGAGCGCACCAGACAGGGCTTTCGCGCGAGGCAGGACTCGCTGGGGCAGCTCAACGGCGTAATTGAAGAGTCGATTACCGGCCAGAGGGTCATCAAGACATGCTGTCATGAGCGGCAGGCTGCCGAGGATTTCGGCAGGGCCAATGTCGACCTGAAGCGGACTGCGGTCAAGGCGCTGATATATATCGGTCTGATGGGCCCGATGATGAACATGTATCGCAACATCGGATTTGCGATAGTGACCGGCACCGGTGCGTGGATGGTGGCAAAGGGCATGACCACGATAGGGATCGTCGCCGCATTCATCAACTATGCGGATTATTTCAACAGGCCGCTTATCCAGATCGCGAACATATACGGCACGATCCAGCAGGCTCTCGCCGGGGCCGAGCGTGTGTTTGCAGTTATGGACGAGACATCCAGCGATATCGACGATACCGATGCGCTGGATACGGGCGATGTGCGCGGTGAGATAGACTTCAAGAATGTCAGTTTCGGTTATAATGAAGAGTCACTGGTGCTCAAAGACATAACGTTTCACGTTGATGCGGGGCAGACGGTGGCGCTCGTCGGCTCCACAGGCGCGGGGAAGACCACTATCATCAACCTCTTGACCCGCTTCTACGACATAGATAAGGGCAGCATAAGCCTTGACGGCAGGGATATCCGGGACCTCAAAAAGAGCGCTCTTCGCACATCCCTGGGGATAGTTCTTCAGGATACTTTTTTGTTTACCGACACCGTCAGCGAGAATATCCGCTACGGCAGGCCGGATGCCACCGATGCGCAGGTGGAAGCCGCCGCTAAATTCGCCAACGCCGATCCGTTTATTCACCATCTGCCGCATGGTTACGATACTCTGCTTACCGATGCGGGAGGGAGCCTGAGCCAGGGTCAGCGGCAGTTACTTGCGATAGCCCGCGCGCTGCTTGCGGACCCCGCTGTATTGATACTGGACGAGGCGACCAGCAGCGTGGATACGCGCACCGAAATCCATATCCAACAGGCGCTGCACCGACTGATGGAGGGCAGGACCAGCTTCGTCATTGCGCACAGGTTGAATACGATTCAGCGCGCGGACAAAATTATCGTTATTGAAAATGGTGAGGTAGCAGAGCAGGGGACGCATGAACAGCTTCTTAACAAATTGGGCCCATATTACCGGTTGTATACAAGTCATATCGGTTTGGTCAAATAA